A single region of the Thermodesulfobacteriota bacterium genome encodes:
- a CDS encoding cytochrome c biogenesis protein ResB: protein MSTTEKRNSRTRLGDIRSRLYKRLASLRTSVYLIGLLCLFYVLGTVFPQGGNMDAYSDAGGGFSGGVRLLGLLNIFDGPVFLVAAFVLLLNLAVCSYERLMVLTRQGRSVPQSFEPQFTIDMPMAKGEAEAETTKALKEKLGFRPLSSEEWCVMEKGLSYRWLTWLYHTGIIACFLGFMLSGLFVVEGMVTLRPGEPTRIVSEMPGMPEELGWLRSADHPEPDFQLVLDEFITEYTRSPHLDYPRDKVSRLAVALGWKDVSYEIKDDSLFPKDWKSRLRVVKGDLTVHEKTIEVNDPLKFEGYTFYQMSFNQTMKLMVDRNPIFLEAEAGEKLLVPGLDGELKFGTMRTGTLFKLDGTKEEITPFVMVKRITSEGDKRKTEEFGRLDLHHSLTVDDKTITFISVEESSILSYRYDPGVWLLYIAGIFVLVAMSLRCFGGWYLVAFRVEEAGVSGGGGTTRLLLSMDTRGLRADPEKIKKRLEYHLSRR from the coding sequence ATGAGCACTACGGAGAAAAGAAACTCCCGCACCCGGCTCGGGGATATACGCAGCCGCCTGTACAAGAGGCTCGCTTCGCTCCGGACCTCGGTATACCTTATCGGCCTCCTCTGCCTCTTCTACGTCCTGGGCACCGTATTCCCGCAGGGCGGGAACATGGACGCTTACTCGGATGCGGGCGGGGGGTTCTCCGGGGGGGTGCGCCTCTTGGGGCTCCTTAATATCTTCGACGGGCCGGTCTTCCTCGTAGCGGCCTTCGTGCTCCTGCTGAACCTCGCCGTGTGCTCGTACGAGAGACTCATGGTGCTTACGCGCCAGGGCAGGAGCGTACCGCAGTCGTTCGAGCCGCAGTTCACAATCGACATGCCCATGGCAAAAGGCGAGGCCGAGGCCGAAACCACTAAGGCGTTAAAAGAGAAGCTCGGCTTCAGGCCGCTTTCGAGCGAGGAGTGGTGCGTTATGGAAAAGGGGCTTTCCTACAGGTGGCTCACCTGGCTCTATCATACCGGCATCATAGCCTGCTTCCTGGGCTTCATGCTGAGCGGCCTCTTCGTCGTGGAGGGGATGGTCACGCTCCGTCCGGGCGAGCCAACCCGGATAGTCTCCGAGATGCCCGGGATGCCCGAAGAACTCGGCTGGCTCCGCTCGGCCGACCACCCGGAGCCCGACTTCCAACTCGTCCTCGACGAGTTCATAACCGAGTACACGCGCTCCCCCCACCTCGACTACCCCCGGGACAAGGTATCGCGGCTCGCCGTGGCGCTCGGCTGGAAGGACGTCTCCTATGAGATAAAAGACGACTCCCTCTTCCCGAAGGACTGGAAGTCACGGCTCAGGGTGGTCAAGGGAGACCTCACCGTCCACGAGAAGACCATCGAGGTGAACGACCCCTTGAAGTTCGAGGGCTATACGTTCTACCAGATGTCCTTCAACCAGACCATGAAGCTCATGGTCGACAGAAACCCCATCTTCCTCGAGGCCGAGGCGGGAGAAAAACTCCTCGTCCCGGGGCTCGACGGGGAGTTGAAGTTCGGCACCATGAGGACCGGGACGCTCTTCAAGCTCGACGGAACGAAGGAGGAGATAACCCCCTTCGTCATGGTAAAGAGGATTACCAGCGAGGGAGATAAGAGAAAAACCGAAGAGTTCGGAAGGCTCGATCTCCACCACTCGCTTACGGTGGACGATAAGACCATAACCTTCATAAGCGTCGAGGAGTCGTCCATCCTGAGCTACCGGTACGACCCAGGCGTCTGGCTCCTCTACATTGCCGGTATCTTCGTACTCGTGGCAATGAGCCTCCGGTGCTTCGGCGGCTGGTACCTCGTCGCCTTCAGGGTAGAGGAGGCCGGGGTCTCGGGGGGGGGTGGGACGACAAGGCTGCTCCTTTCCATGGACACGCGCGGGCTCAGGGCCGACCCGGAAAAAATAAAGAAAAGGCTCGAATACCACCTCTCCCGGAGATAG